The Edaphobacter flagellatus sequence GGGATCGCGTGATCGGGCCATTACGTTTACTGCGGAGACTGGTGGAAAGACAGCCATGATGGGGGATGCGTTAAACGCTCCGGCAGGGGCGCATATCCATCTTGTGTTGACTGCGGAGCATCTTGACGGCGCGCATGTGGAACTGGTGCGTGATGGCGAGCTGACGGCATTTGGCGGTAGGCCTGTGCTGGATGGAGAGCAGGCGATGCGGGAGGCGGAGGTCGTCTCGGATGGTAAACGTCACTGGCTGCGGGTGAATGTGCGAGCGCAGGATGGCGGTCTGCTGATCCTTGGGAATGCTGTCTATGTGAACTTCTAAGGAATGGATCTGCATCGTTTGAGGCAGCCGGATTCGAACCAGCCCCAGCAGGACGATTAGTTTAGCTCGCGTTTAGAAGGCATGGGACAAACTTTGCCCTTTGTTGGCCGGGCAGAGTTATTTTTACAAATTTATGTAACCTGTGTAACTTGTTTATTGCGGTTACATCAAATATCCAGAGCGTCATCAACGAGGCTTCTACCGTCCTACAAAGGAGTGTTTATGAACAGGAGAGTATTTGTTGCGTCTGGAATTGGCTCGATAGCTGCGATGACCCATCAGGCTCACGCAAAACCAGCAATCAAGGAGGCGCTACGGCCGATACCGGAGGTTTCGGTGCATAGAATTTCAGCAGACGGAGTAGACATCTTTTATCGAGAAGCAGGTCCAGTCGATGCACCCGTCCTGCTATTACTGCATGGCTTCCCAACCTCATCCTTTCAGTACCGTGAACTGATGCCGTTGCTGGCCGACCGCTATCGCGTCATTGCTCCCGATCTTCCGGGCTTTGGCTTCACGGAGATACCAGCCGAAAGAAATTACAAATACTCTTTCGAAGCAATCGCGCATACGATTCAAGCATTCACAGAAGCGCTCCATTTGGATCAATATGCTCTGTATATATTCGACTATGGCGCTCCAACCGGACTTCGCATGGCCCTGCAACATCCGGAACGAATCACGGCCATCGTGACTCAGAATGGAAACGCGTATGAGCAGGGCTTAGGGGCTGCGTGGGCTCCGATTCGTACATATTGGGCCGAACCGACGCAGGCAAACAGAGATGCGCTTCGGCCATTCTTATCTCCGGACAGTCTCAAGGCTCAGTATCTTGACGGGGTTCCGCATCCGGAGCAGGTCAAGCCGGAAGGTTACACGCTGGATGCAGCCTTGATTGCGCGCCCCGGAAATCTCGATATCCAGCTGGATTTGTTTCTCGATTATGCCAACAACGTGAAGCTCTATCCTGAGTTTCAGCGCTACTTTCGAACGACGAAACCTCCGATACTAGCCGTTTGGGGAAAGAATGACCCATTCTTTATCCCCGCAGGCGCAGAGGCTTACAAGATCGATACTCCCAACGCTTCAGTTCAGTTCGTCGATACAGGCCATTTTGCCCTTGAAACACACGTACGTGAAATCGCCGCTGCAACCAGGGCCTTTCTCGCTTCTCACAAGACGCGATAGCCAACACACTCAAGCCAGTACTTACAGCTCTCAAAAGTATGCCGGACAATCGGCACTTTTGAGAGCGCATCAGTGGCCGCGCTGTGTCGGAAGTTTTCCACTACACCAATCGAGCTTCGAGATCCCGTATCCCGTTACGAGCCTGTCGCCTTTCGCGCACGGTAGGCCTGAACCTTTTGCCGATTGCCGCATGTGGACATACTGCACCACCGTCGCCGGTGTGCTTTGGTGATATCCAGAAACCAGAGAATGCAACTCTCATCTTCGCACTGTCGCACCAGATCGAAGTCTGTATCAACCAGCAGATGAGCGGCCGACTCTGCAACCTGAGCCAGAAGCTCTATCTCATCTCTCGCGATGATGTTGGTGTGAAAAGCAAGTGGCTGCCCTCTCTGTTGCACCAGAGCTACATGATGGTGCAGTTGGCTGAGGAAGCGATTCAGCACTTCGATGCGAATCGGTTTTCGCTGTTTCCGATCTTTGATCGCGGTCCTGACTGCTTCCCGCAACTCCCGCGCTGCCGCGAGCAATCTCCCGGCCTTCAACG is a genomic window containing:
- a CDS encoding alpha/beta fold hydrolase encodes the protein MGQTLPFVGRAELFLQIYVTCVTCLLRLHQISRASSTRLLPSYKGVFMNRRVFVASGIGSIAAMTHQAHAKPAIKEALRPIPEVSVHRISADGVDIFYREAGPVDAPVLLLLHGFPTSSFQYRELMPLLADRYRVIAPDLPGFGFTEIPAERNYKYSFEAIAHTIQAFTEALHLDQYALYIFDYGAPTGLRMALQHPERITAIVTQNGNAYEQGLGAAWAPIRTYWAEPTQANRDALRPFLSPDSLKAQYLDGVPHPEQVKPEGYTLDAALIARPGNLDIQLDLFLDYANNVKLYPEFQRYFRTTKPPILAVWGKNDPFFIPAGAEAYKIDTPNASVQFVDTGHFALETHVREIAAATRAFLASHKTR
- a CDS encoding CGNR zinc finger domain-containing protein; this encodes MQSYFMIADHPALDFLNTVVIEDGVETDRFQNDEDVLAWLHQAGFASRTERPLKAGRLLAAARELREAVRTAIKDRKQRKPIRIEVLNRFLSQLHHHVALVQQRGQPLAFHTNIIARDEIELLAQVAESAAHLLVDTDFDLVRQCEDESCILWFLDITKAHRRRWCSMSTCGNRQKVQAYRARKATGS